The genome window atttaattgaaaatgCCCGGGGTTTGGatgcaaacctttttttttcactcGTTTCAATCGTCTATTTCTCATGGAATATACGTTAACTCATTTCTTTatgattaattaattacaaaataatttaattgcaatgatttttcaatcATCTTATTTCGTAGTGTGTTACGGAATTTATGtgatttattcttaaacacttgagaacgttcctgcaatcttattggttcttacccagctttacccgtgtgatatgacacgatatgacacgggatagcgcgtgtgcgtcgacgcgatacccgtactcgctatttggaccaatcggaggcgcacagcaacaacgggactgatcgattttaagtcctaggtaattccttgcaaaatgtaggatttaatttgattaaaatatgtatgatattttttatttgaattgaagtgtttaagaatgagaataaaggtattgtttttagccgctgtcgtgcatctatcgtctcatataacacgggcgacatcattatttttggcgtaaaacaactcggcttcgcctcgttgttttacttaaaataatgatgtcgcccgtgttatatgagacgatagatgtactccaggggctaaaaacaatacctttattctctaaatgttaaTTACCGCCAAGCAATAATTAAAACAACCGCAGATAGGGCTACAGCGGTCGTTCATACGACTCGGAATCAAAATGTTTCCCggaatgtttaaaatattgggctattccgtttaaattcacactacccctgtggaagattttaatagctaaagtctcccacagagggagtataggtttcGAATAGAATATACTTCGGGTAATTTCCTTTTGTAataatcattcaaaaaaaaaaaaagacattgtggaggaaatattgattttttgaagaGCTAAGCAagaagccaactttatgctcattttgtgagagctggtcattgtgagttacggctttctggttctataCGCCgttgaagtgacgtagttaatcggattaactcccgggattaactaccatagcaatatagatgaataaattttggctatatcgcctataacgttcatgcggtaccgatgtattgaaccatagatgtcaaagaaatgctaatcacttgcacctgtaagattagtctctttgaaaagggcggtaatgtattcaatctattatatgattgtggacaggtgatgagtgcaacctgctgcagtgaagtgcggtatattcaaaaattgtatgaattcatctattgctatagtagttaatccgattatgacgtcacttctacgtcgATGTATTTCATGACATGACAGTTTATgttctatttatttattgtttaaccGTTTATAATATATTTTGTCCAATGATTTAACCAATAAAACTAATTTAGTAGATTTTCAATCTCTTATCTTTGCAATGTGTTCTTTTTTCAATCAATAGTTTATGGGATGACAGTGGTgatgggatggggtggggtgtACGTTTGTGGGTagtttttctattgtttttacatGTACACAGTCTCAGTAAATAAAAAACGATTCTAAAACCTGtattctacatgtatattgaaCCGTGTAAATATGTAAAGGCCAAAAATGATTCTACAAAGTGTTCTTTCAGTTTAAAGAACCCTTTTCTTGCGGGTTCCATATAGAGGACAAAAGGGTTCTTTTAAAAGGCttagaagaatttttttctttgtgtgtACGCAGGTGAGTGTTATGAGTTTTGATCATTATTTTAGATGGGTTTGTCATTTTGATCATACTAATATGGGTgtacagtgcctcatttcaaatatatagttttagttttggttttggttttggtcacgtggtttcctattgtcctgcctaaccacttgactcataagatatcgaactcattgtttctaccttttgtttaaagccgaacatttgtgtcagtcagtttcggttttggtttcagtttcttataagtggtgtggatcgtaaaattatttgatttgaagttacctactctaagtatacaaaagaaatgtttaaatttcgcagtgcaatattcacgagcagagaagtcgaacaaagcagtctacatttgaaagcattgatttagtttgaaagcattgacttgagactacgaattagcctaagttgatttcactgtgaaaatatatagaccatcgaaatatttccacagacattacaatagccacttgacagattatgacttcattgatatcaacactattatacacaactctatttatgtgcatgtcgcatgacggaagatcaatatcatagaaagcgggtttaaactaacttttattcaatttatttattggagaatagagagagagagatagaagagatcgccagggaaagagggtaggggtgtgtgtgtgaggggggaggtGGTAAGggaaagggagaaagagaaacagaggggagagagcattggaagtgggaagggaaggagggggaaagggggctcaagagtggagtggaataatagggaagagtcgatatcgagtgtggggaggggggagggaggaggttatatatataggtggcggagggaacataaggtaagggagaaagagaaacagaggggagagagcattggaagtgggaagggaaggagggggagaggggggctcaagagtggagtggaataatagggaagagacGATATCgcgtgtggggagggggagggaggaggttatatattaggtggcggagggaacataggtaagaggtatgggttgtgctttccggggaataatctaattcataatcaaatcatctacatcatcatgcatcgtatatatttcagacaaataaacaaaacacccccccaccccctcaatatatgcacatgatttctacatgtaggcctaggtctcgtatatatccaacgatgtctatgcataacttcaaacgaatctcggaactcgggtgtaattttatggtgtcatggaagtgtgccatctacggcaaaagtcgcccgcgttgatagatatcgttaatgaaaatgtgagcacaataggctattatatacgtatggttataggccattatacttttgattatatataccctcttgtgtcctcccagcacaatagtgttatgattgcataccagttcatctccacattttaatcccttgatttttggtttctgaacaatagagaaacaaaactatatatttgaaatgagggagtgcctcatttcaaatatatagttttagttttggttttggttttggtcacgtggtttcctattgtcctgcctaaccacttgaatcacaagatatcgaactctttgtttctaccttttgtttaaaactaaacatttgtgacaggtagtttcggttttggtttcagtttcttataagtggtgtgacgaataaaattacaggattttcgagttacctgatctaagtatacaaaagaaatgtttaaatttcgcagtgcaatattcacgagcagagaagtcgaacaaaacagtctacatttgaaagcattgatttagtttgaaagcattggcttgagactacgaaatagcctaagctgatttcactgtgaaaatatatagaccatcgaattatttgcattcgacattacaaaagggacCACTACTGTAATtctataggtgctataaacaaaatcgattcatgtccttaatcccatgtaccagaatcgatggaaggccattatatgacctctaataacctaatgacttttactgaagcaatttttactgcaaaaagtagaagatagaggggagaagattggtgtgtgtgtgtgtgggggggggttgaagggcaagggggatatgggccgggagagagagaaacatatgagagagagcattcatttggaagtgaaagagaaggggaggagagctcgagatgaagatatcgaatgtaggggaggaggaggggaaagggtaatttaggaaagaggtggttatatagggagggagcccctcttaaagaggtatgggttgtgcttccggggataataaactaattcataatcaaatcatctccatgcatcgtttatgtttcatacaaacaaacaaattccccaccccaccccatccttcagtatacgcgcatgtatatgatttctaggcctagaactcgtgagtgtaatatgccacctaccttcgacagagagcatcaactgtcgtccgcgggatagatttccgatatcaatcatgataataattatgttagcacaataggctattgtatacttctggttatataccctatactgtgtcctcccagcataatagtgttatgattgcagatcagatcagctctactttttaatcccttgatttttggtttctgaacaaaagagaaaccaaaactatatatttgaaatgagggaatgtatgTGTGTGTCGGTTCCGAAGGCGGGTCGCAAATTATTTTTCCgcagttaacatttgaatatagGAAGCTCGTTTAAGTGTCTGTAACGTGGTGTCCTGTACAACACTAGGATTAGGTGTTAGGGTAAGGAAACTTTTAGTTAGGATACATATAAGTTTCTCCTATATTCAAATGTTAAGTACGGAAAAAATATTGCGGCCTGGGTCACAAAGTGGTGTTGTGAAAACTATATTGAATTCGATGACATCACTACCACCCGCACCCTCCCCACCCCTATACAACACCCAACCCAATCtgcaattattataattataccgGTACTAAGGGTATTAAATAGGCTGAGGTAAAACGACAAGCCGATGTAGTTTGACCACTTCTTGTAATACCAATTAATAGAAAAAAGTAATACACCGTCTAAACTGATAAATAAATCCTACCACAAACTTTTAAAATGGACCACATGACTGTGAGGCTGGGGATTGTTTTTTATGATTCTTGATACAGGAAATGGAAATGAACAAATTTCAGTCATAATTCGTTTTTGAACACGACAGAGTGCCGAATAATAATTCACTATAAACCAGACCTATCTACCACATGAATAGAAGTGATTCGCTGAGGGCGAATAGCGATCAAGCCTTTTAATTGTTTTATTCTTTTAACGATGAAAGGTTtataactcctcaacaaaagttggggaaggtttttcaagcatctatatctcagattatttgtgacatatgtcgtgttgtatatcaatggatagctacttaaTGTACCTTCACAATGACactacatttgaaacaatcacatttTTCATGCATGAGTACACGTCTTGCGAAGGTAgtagggtctcaaacagaatgtgccaaatcaGCCATTCTGTAAGCTGTAATCCCGTATCTTCACAATCCGGGACCTAATGCAAtcatccaagatgacaacgctcgcccccacagagccagggtaatCAACGACTACTTAGGAGtcgagagaatggaatggcctgccatcagcccagacctcacgATTCAACACTTGTGGGACCAACTTGGttgtgctgtgcgtgccagagtagccaatgcaaacacattgaatgacctgcgacgaattctGGTTGACGAATGGAATGCCATCCTGGTGAGCAGCATGTGGTGGTTGTTGTGGTAGCTTGTGGCTGCTGTTGTGGGAGATTGTGATTGCGTATGGTTTTTCcatccgctattgaggttagtgactagtgttgtttgagcacagaataatggtcaatgtGACACATTATGTTTGACAAGACGTGTAATCAGCCGTATATTAGGTGATTGTTTCACATGTGGTGTCACTGCAAAGTGGAAacaagtagctatccattgatatgcaacacgatatgaacatgtcacaaataatctaaagATACAGATGCTTGGAAAAACGTTTGTTGAAGAGTTTACGAGTTGTCTTTGAtattaaaatcattacatgtatgttagtattgtttttatatttttttgcagTTTCACTCCTGTGGAATTTTCTGGCAACAGAACCGGTACCAAAATATTGAGTATTCTGCCCTGTAATATGAAGGAGTGATGTGGCCACGGTTATCACCTTTGGAATAGTCCGCCTGCGGAATGAGTGACATTGCTATACCTGTATTCTCCGGAGTAATTATTTATACCTCGTTAGTCATCTCTGGAACTTAGTCTGCATACTGCATGAGTGACGTTGCCACAGTTACCCCTAGCCTATATCGCAATCTTCAGTATGAGTGATATTGTCACGTACCAGTCTCCTCCGGAATATAGTCTATCTGCAGCTTGAGTGATTTCGACACATTACTACTTAACCCTTGGAATAGTATGTTGCAACGATCACGCAACCATCACAAACCTCATATCTTTCCACCTGTCATGTGTCTGTTCTTACTACATCTTATCATGACGTTACTCAGCGTACTATATATGTATTCAATTGTCTGAGGCATTCTGAATCGCAGTTGTCATGATTGAATAGTAGCTACAAGTCATAGATATGCCGAAAGTATTGAAGATACGAGACATTGCATGATATCCATTCTTAGTTGTTTTGTGACTTCATATCGAATACCCTTAGTCGCTATAACATTAGCCTATCATTGTGTTATACTTTGAAGACAGACAAGATGGCGCTTCGACGGCAATCTGCTCTAAGAACATTACTTGTTAGCGTCATAACCTTTAGTTTTGGATACATTTTCCTGATGATACATCTTTCTGTAACAACTCCTCAAGAAGACGAGGTTACCACAGATGGTAAGGTCAAACTAGAGTTATTGTTAAGACACATAGAAACAGTTAACAAAGAATACAGATTAAATCTTGAGCACAGTGTCATCACGCCTTCCACACGCGCAAATACGGCAGTGGCACCAGAAGAACATCAAAATGACACAGATGAATTTTCGTCAAATGTTGCCGAAGCTTATAATGATAATGTTGATAATCAAGTGACAGAGAAAGCTTATTATGCAGGCCCTGTAAGAGATGTTCTCAATGCAAGACCTAATTATACAACTACTCTTCCACCTGATTCAAGCTGCTTCTTTGTGGACAAATTATCTGGTGAAGGAATGCCTGATATCCATTCCGCCTTCATTGATCCAATTGCAGGATATATTGTCTTCAATGGACTCAAGTTCCTTGAAGATCGCGCAGATACGCTAGAGTATTATGTGGATTACCTACATGGTAAAAGCAAACAATGTGACCCAATTGTCAGGGATGACAGAAATATTGGCTTTATGCCTCAATATATGCTGGTAATCACATGTCCGTTGCCGAATACTCATCGATCCGCAAGAAAACTGACGATTACGCTTCGAAATTCCCAACATAACAGCTATTCTAATATTACAGTATGTACATCTGGTGCGTCATTGGAGAATAAGAAATTCTTAGCAATGTGTACAATGGTGAGGAATGTAGATTCATTCGTACCAACATGGTTAGATGTCCATAAATATCTTGGCGTGGAGCATGTGTATATTTATGACAATGAGTTACCAGAGGCATCAACTCTGGCACAAACTGTCAGAAAACATATTGAAGATGGTTTTGTGACGGTAATTCCATGGTCACATAGTATATCTGTATGGAAGACGTATTTAGAGGTGCAAATTGCACATGAGAATGATTGTTTATGGAGACATAAATACGACGCGGATTGGATGATAAAGATCGATGTGGATGAGTACATCCAACCGATGGATCCAAAGCGAATTAAGATCCCCGATTATCTTCGCGATCCATTCTTCAGCGATCTTGCTGGTATCCGCATATCGAACTGGTTCTTTGGGCGTCCTGAAAGAATCCACCCCGAAGGTGACGCTGTGATACAACGTA of Amphiura filiformis chromosome 14, Afil_fr2py, whole genome shotgun sequence contains these proteins:
- the LOC140168991 gene encoding uncharacterized protein, translating into MALRRQSALRTLLVSVITFSFGYIFLMIHLSVTTPQEDEVTTDGKVKLELLLRHIETVNKEYRLNLEHSVITPSTRANTAVAPEEHQNDTDEFSSNVAEAYNDNVDNQVTEKAYYAGPVRDVLNARPNYTTTLPPDSSCFFVDKLSGEGMPDIHSAFIDPIAGYIVFNGLKFLEDRADTLEYYVDYLHGKSKQCDPIVRDDRNIGFMPQYMLVITCPLPNTHRSARKLTITLRNSQHNSYSNITVCTSGASLENKKFLAMCTMVRNVDSFVPTWLDVHKYLGVEHVYIYDNELPEASTLAQTVRKHIEDGFVTVIPWSHSISVWKTYLEVQIAHENDCLWRHKYDADWMIKIDVDEYIQPMDPKRIKIPDYLRDPFFSDLAGIRISNWFFGRPERIHPEGDAVIQRNKWAAREPTLQQTGHDKNIVRPANVHYYKIHNVKLGGDMISMDPYTELRMVHYRYDNKRALHFELPKVVQRDFSMLKILRDVWKVNNKTNEDESSTEEE